Proteins encoded by one window of Thunnus thynnus chromosome 3, fThuThy2.1, whole genome shotgun sequence:
- the LOC137179662 gene encoding zinc finger protein 79-like, whose product MSSSEEVKQSDTDRSRLHQCQQCWKSFSRICSLRRHEITHTEEKLYHCEQCDISFSQLHEYKLHLHTHTEEIPYCCDQCGKHFSNKTSYRKHLFKHNGTYQCDQCEKSFSQWGNFTVHLRVHSGEKPHYCDQCGKSFRCLSTYKNHVRTHTGEKPYCCDYCGKRFTQFSTYDQHLRIHTGEKPYQCELCGKSFSRSSNYNQHQRVHTGERSNRCDQCGKSFNRLGTYIRHLRVHTGEKPYWCDQCGKSFSQSGSYNQHLRIHTGEKPYWCPKCKKFFAWSLSLKKHRCVETDEESSECV is encoded by the exons ATGAGTTCTTCAGAAGAG gtgaaacagtcagacacagacaggagcAGACTTCATCAGTGTCAACAGTGTTGGAAATCTTTCAGTCGGATTTGTAGTCTAAGACGACATGAAATCACTCACACCGAAGAGAAATTGTACCACTGTGAACAATGTGACATCAGCTTCAGCCAATTACATGAATACAAGCTACACCTGCATACCCACACTGAAGAAATACCATACTGCTGCGACCAATGTGGGAagcatttcagcaacaagactTCATACAGAAAACACCTGTTTAAACATAATGGAACATACCAgtgtgaccaatgtgaaaagaGTTTCAGTCAGTGGGGTAATTTCACAGTACACTTACGTGTCCACAGCGGAGAGAAACCACACTACTGTGACCAATGTGGAAAAAGTTTCCGTTGTTTAAGTACTTACAAGAATCATGTGCGTAcccacactggagagaaaccatacTGTTGTGACTACTGTGGGAAGAGATTCACTCAGTTTAGCACTTACGATCAACACTTGCGTATCCACACCGGAGAAAAACCATACCAGTGTGAACTGTGTGGGAAGAGTTTCAGTCGATCAAGCAATTACAACCAACACCAGCGTGTCCACACTGGAGAGAGATCAAACAGGTGTGATCAATGTGGGAAAAGTTTCAATAGGTTAGGGACTTACATTCGTCATCTTCGTGTTCACACTGGAGAAAAACCATACTGGTGTGACCAATGTGGTAAAAGTTTCAGTCAGTCTGGAAGTTACAACCAACACTTGCGTatccacactggagagaaaccatacTGGTGTCCAAAGTGTAAGAAATTCTTTGCTTGGTCTTTGTCCTTGAAGAAACACAGATGTGTagagacagatgaagagagCTCAGAATGTGTGTAG